The Pan paniscus chromosome 1, NHGRI_mPanPan1-v2.0_pri, whole genome shotgun sequence genome has a segment encoding these proteins:
- the IBA57 gene encoding putative transferase CAF17, mitochondrial isoform X2, protein MGWRLLTQDEGPALVPGGRLGDLWDYHQHRYLQGVPEGVRDLPPGVALPLESNLAFMNGVSFTKGCYIGQELTARTHHMGVIRKRLFPVRFLDPLPTSGITPGATVLTASGQTVGKFRAGQGNVGLALLWSEKIKGPLHIRASEGAQVALAASVPDWWPTVSK, encoded by the exons ATGGGGTGGCGGCTCCTCACCCAGGATGAAGGCCCAGCCCTGGTGCCCGGCGGCCGGCTCGGGGACTTGTGGGATTATCACCAGCACCGATACCTGCAAG GCGTTCCTGAGGGGGTCCGAGACTTGCCTCCTGGGGTGGCCCTGCCCCTGGAGTCCAACCTGGCCTTCATGAATGGCGTGAGCTTCACCAAAGGCTGCTACATTGGCCAGGAGCTGACGGCCCGCACCCACCACATGGGCGTCATCCGCAAGCGCCTCTTCCCTGTCCGGTTCTTGGACCCCCTTCCCACCAGTGGCATCACCCCTGGTGCCACGGTGCTGACTGCCTCAGGACAGACTGTGGGCAAGTTCAGGGCTGGCCAGGGCAACGTGGGGCTGGCCCtgctgtggtcagagaagatcaAGGGTCCTCTGCACATCAGAGCCTCTGAGGGTGCTCAGGTGGCCTTAGCCGCATCTGTGCCAGACTGGTGGCCTACGGTCTCCAAGTAG